From Salvia splendens isolate huo1 chromosome 16, SspV2, whole genome shotgun sequence, a single genomic window includes:
- the LOC121770990 gene encoding cyclin-D5-1-like isoform X1, with translation MKQVSQISLPTLLCGEDESCFDNFNDECFNINCNFSPVSEFDSEYIQMLIRKETIFQSKYSAEIEGIWWKRRDAVEWILDRTVHFGYNCRTAYLSLFYLDRFLSRRSVDEEKPWAMRLLSIACLSLAAKLEEREARSLSEYDSDGYSFGGGVIQRMELLVLNTLEWKMSCITPFTYLSYFATLFSSEFRLNRAVELILSIMAEINVTDHRPSVVAAAAVLAACNDHHLTNETLEIKIDAVPSWGPEEKQEHTLFCYSLLQQTVMSKFDDDDWMRGSSRKRRLTFIGGDQDCPQPKTPKQ, from the exons ATGAAGCAAGTTTCCCAGATCTCGCTACCCACCCTTCTCTGCGGAGAAGATGAATCCTGTTTCGACAATTTCAACGACGAATGTTTCAATATCAATTGCAATTTCTCCCCCGTCTCCGAATTTGATTCTGAATACATCCAAATGTTAATCCGAAAGGAAACCATCTTCCAATCGAAATATTCAGCAGAAATCGAAGGAATCTGGTGGAAGCGCCGAGATGCCGTCGAATGGATTCTCGAT AGAACGGTTCATTTCGGATATAATTGCCGCACGGCCTATCTCTCGCTGTTTTACTTGGATCGATTCCTTTCCAGAAGATCAGTAGAT GAGGAGAAGCCATGGGCTATGCGATTGCTCTCGATTGCGTGTTTGTCTCTGGCTGCAAAACTGGAGGAACGCGAAGCGCGATCGTTGTCCGAGTACGATTCAGATGGATACAGCTTCGGTGGAGGCGTGATTCAGAGGATGGAGTTGCTAGTGTTAAATACACTGGAATGGAAGATGAGCTGCATCACTCCATTCACTTATCTCAGCTATTTTGCCACTCTGTTCTCCTCTGAATTTAGGCTAAATCGAGCTGTCGAATTGATCTTGTCAATAATGGCAG AGATAAACGTGACAGATCATCGGCCATCCGTCGTTGCTGCTGCAGCAGTGTTAGCAGCTTGCAATGATCATCATTTGACGAACGAAACGCTTGAGATCAAGATTGATGCTGTTCCATCATGGGGGCCAGAGGAAAAA CAGGAACACACACTCTTCTGCTACAGTCTGCTGCAACAAACTGTGATGTCGAAGTTCGATGACGATGATTGGATGAGGGGATCCAGCAGGAAAAGGAGATTGACATTCATTGGTGGTGATCAAGATTGCCCACAGCCTAAGACTCCTAAACAATGA
- the LOC121770990 gene encoding cyclin-D5-1-like isoform X4 — translation MKQVSQISLPTLLCGEDESCFDNFNDECFNINCNFSPVSEFDSEYIQMLIRKETIFQSKYSAEIEGIWWKRRDAVEWILDRTVHFGYNCRTAYLSLFYLDRFLSRRSVDEEKPWAMRLLSIACLSLAAKLEEREARSLSEYDSDGYSFGGGVIQRMELLVLNTLEWKMSCITPFTYLSYFATLFSSEFRLNRAVELILSIMAEINVTDHRPSVVAAAAVLAACNDHHLTNETLEIKIDAVPSWGPEEKSAATNCDVEVR, via the exons ATGAAGCAAGTTTCCCAGATCTCGCTACCCACCCTTCTCTGCGGAGAAGATGAATCCTGTTTCGACAATTTCAACGACGAATGTTTCAATATCAATTGCAATTTCTCCCCCGTCTCCGAATTTGATTCTGAATACATCCAAATGTTAATCCGAAAGGAAACCATCTTCCAATCGAAATATTCAGCAGAAATCGAAGGAATCTGGTGGAAGCGCCGAGATGCCGTCGAATGGATTCTCGAT AGAACGGTTCATTTCGGATATAATTGCCGCACGGCCTATCTCTCGCTGTTTTACTTGGATCGATTCCTTTCCAGAAGATCAGTAGAT GAGGAGAAGCCATGGGCTATGCGATTGCTCTCGATTGCGTGTTTGTCTCTGGCTGCAAAACTGGAGGAACGCGAAGCGCGATCGTTGTCCGAGTACGATTCAGATGGATACAGCTTCGGTGGAGGCGTGATTCAGAGGATGGAGTTGCTAGTGTTAAATACACTGGAATGGAAGATGAGCTGCATCACTCCATTCACTTATCTCAGCTATTTTGCCACTCTGTTCTCCTCTGAATTTAGGCTAAATCGAGCTGTCGAATTGATCTTGTCAATAATGGCAG AGATAAACGTGACAGATCATCGGCCATCCGTCGTTGCTGCTGCAGCAGTGTTAGCAGCTTGCAATGATCATCATTTGACGAACGAAACGCTTGAGATCAAGATTGATGCTGTTCCATCATGGGGGCCAGAGGAAAAA TCTGCTGCAACAAACTGTGATGTCGAAGTTCGATGA
- the LOC121770990 gene encoding cyclin-D5-1-like isoform X2, whose translation MKQVSQISLPTLLCGEDESCFDNFNDECFNINCNFSPVSEFDSEYIQMLIRKETIFQSKYSAEIEGIWWKRRDAVEWILDRTVHFGYNCRTAYLSLFYLDRFLSRRSVDEEKPWAMRLLSIACLSLAAKLEEREARSLSEYDSDGYSFGGGVIQRMELLVLNTLEWKMSCITPFTYLSYFATLFSSEFRLNRAVELILSIMAEINVTDHRPSVVAAAAVLAACNDHHLTNETLEIKIDAVPSWGPEEKEHTLFCYSLLQQTVMSKFDDDDWMRGSSRKRRLTFIGGDQDCPQPKTPKQ comes from the exons ATGAAGCAAGTTTCCCAGATCTCGCTACCCACCCTTCTCTGCGGAGAAGATGAATCCTGTTTCGACAATTTCAACGACGAATGTTTCAATATCAATTGCAATTTCTCCCCCGTCTCCGAATTTGATTCTGAATACATCCAAATGTTAATCCGAAAGGAAACCATCTTCCAATCGAAATATTCAGCAGAAATCGAAGGAATCTGGTGGAAGCGCCGAGATGCCGTCGAATGGATTCTCGAT AGAACGGTTCATTTCGGATATAATTGCCGCACGGCCTATCTCTCGCTGTTTTACTTGGATCGATTCCTTTCCAGAAGATCAGTAGAT GAGGAGAAGCCATGGGCTATGCGATTGCTCTCGATTGCGTGTTTGTCTCTGGCTGCAAAACTGGAGGAACGCGAAGCGCGATCGTTGTCCGAGTACGATTCAGATGGATACAGCTTCGGTGGAGGCGTGATTCAGAGGATGGAGTTGCTAGTGTTAAATACACTGGAATGGAAGATGAGCTGCATCACTCCATTCACTTATCTCAGCTATTTTGCCACTCTGTTCTCCTCTGAATTTAGGCTAAATCGAGCTGTCGAATTGATCTTGTCAATAATGGCAG AGATAAACGTGACAGATCATCGGCCATCCGTCGTTGCTGCTGCAGCAGTGTTAGCAGCTTGCAATGATCATCATTTGACGAACGAAACGCTTGAGATCAAGATTGATGCTGTTCCATCATGGGGGCCAGAGGAAAAA GAACACACACTCTTCTGCTACAGTCTGCTGCAACAAACTGTGATGTCGAAGTTCGATGACGATGATTGGATGAGGGGATCCAGCAGGAAAAGGAGATTGACATTCATTGGTGGTGATCAAGATTGCCCACAGCCTAAGACTCCTAAACAATGA
- the LOC121770990 gene encoding cyclin-D5-1-like isoform X3, translated as MKQVSQISLPTLLCGEDESCFDNFNDECFNINCNFSPVSEFDSEYIQMLIRKETIFQSKYSAEIEGIWWKRRDAVEWILDRTVHFGYNCRTAYLSLFYLDRFLSRRSVDEEKPWAMRLLSIACLSLAAKLEEREARSLSEYDSDGYSFGGGVIQRMELLVLNTLEWKMSCITPFTYLSYFATLFSSEFRLNRAVELILSIMADHRPSVVAAAAVLAACNDHHLTNETLEIKIDAVPSWGPEEKQEHTLFCYSLLQQTVMSKFDDDDWMRGSSRKRRLTFIGGDQDCPQPKTPKQ; from the exons ATGAAGCAAGTTTCCCAGATCTCGCTACCCACCCTTCTCTGCGGAGAAGATGAATCCTGTTTCGACAATTTCAACGACGAATGTTTCAATATCAATTGCAATTTCTCCCCCGTCTCCGAATTTGATTCTGAATACATCCAAATGTTAATCCGAAAGGAAACCATCTTCCAATCGAAATATTCAGCAGAAATCGAAGGAATCTGGTGGAAGCGCCGAGATGCCGTCGAATGGATTCTCGAT AGAACGGTTCATTTCGGATATAATTGCCGCACGGCCTATCTCTCGCTGTTTTACTTGGATCGATTCCTTTCCAGAAGATCAGTAGAT GAGGAGAAGCCATGGGCTATGCGATTGCTCTCGATTGCGTGTTTGTCTCTGGCTGCAAAACTGGAGGAACGCGAAGCGCGATCGTTGTCCGAGTACGATTCAGATGGATACAGCTTCGGTGGAGGCGTGATTCAGAGGATGGAGTTGCTAGTGTTAAATACACTGGAATGGAAGATGAGCTGCATCACTCCATTCACTTATCTCAGCTATTTTGCCACTCTGTTCTCCTCTGAATTTAGGCTAAATCGAGCTGTCGAATTGATCTTGTCAATAATGGCAG ATCATCGGCCATCCGTCGTTGCTGCTGCAGCAGTGTTAGCAGCTTGCAATGATCATCATTTGACGAACGAAACGCTTGAGATCAAGATTGATGCTGTTCCATCATGGGGGCCAGAGGAAAAA CAGGAACACACACTCTTCTGCTACAGTCTGCTGCAACAAACTGTGATGTCGAAGTTCGATGACGATGATTGGATGAGGGGATCCAGCAGGAAAAGGAGATTGACATTCATTGGTGGTGATCAAGATTGCCCACAGCCTAAGACTCCTAAACAATGA